The following proteins are co-located in the Apium graveolens cultivar Ventura chromosome 5, ASM990537v1, whole genome shotgun sequence genome:
- the LOC141660703 gene encoding uncharacterized protein LOC141660703: MTSSVPNLQLPSNQPFESATPVFPPSYPAQARTFNMNIKDSIQSSEVVAANREQVSVKSICPRCKVEISGYSLLASLIPFQLGEFDVILGMDRLEEHGSQIDCKKKKVILKSPQGKKVEFKGQKKVKTFLTIIQAKKLLRQGCEGYLAHVINRSKETPNIESIPIVNEFPDVFPDELPGLLPDRQI, from the exons ATGACATCTTCTGTTCCAAATCTTCAACTACCTTCAAATCAACCTTTTGAATCTGCGACTCCAGTGTTCCCTCCCTCATATCCTGCTCAGGCCAGGACATTCAACATGAATATCAAGGATTCTATTCAGAGTTCTGAAGTTGTGGCAG CTAATCgagaacaagtatctgttaaaAGTATTTGCCCCCGGTGTAAAGTAGAGATTTCAGGCTATAGTCTCCTTGCTTCCCTTATACCTTTTCaactaggagaatttgatgttatattaggaatggatcGGTTAGAAGAACATGGTTCTCAAATagattgtaagaagaagaaagtgattcttAAGTCCCCTCAAGGAAAGAAAGTAGAGTTTAAAGGGCAGAAAAAGGTTAAAACATTTTTGACAAtaattcaagctaaaaagttgtTACGACAAGGGTGTGAAGGGTATTTGGCTCATGTAATTAATAGATCTAAGGAGACGCCAAATATAGAAAGTATTCCGATAGTTAATGAATTTCCCGATGTATTTCCGGATGAACTTCCTGGACTGCTGCCTGACCGTCAAATTTAG